GTCGGTGCAGGCGGTGGTGTCGTCGGAGGGCAAGCAGGCGGTGCTGACCGACGCGGCGAACGGCGGGCGGGTCGTCGAGGTCGTCCGGGACCGGCGGTTCCGGGTGGAGGCCGGTGGGTTCTGGCAGGTGCATCCTGCCGCGGCGACGACCTTGGTCGACGCCGTACTGGCTGGGCTGGAGCCTTCGGCGGGGGAGACCGCGCTGGACCTGTACTCCGGGGTCGGGCTGTTCGCGGCGTTCCTGGCGGAGGCCGGGTGCGCGGTGCTGGCGATCGAGGGGGACAAGGACGCGGTCAAGAACGCCCGGCGCAACCTGCACGACCTGACCGGCGTCACGCTGGAGCAGGGCGACGTGGACCGGGTGCTGAACGGCGCCGTCCGGCAGGGGCTGTCGCAGGTCGACCTCGTCGTACTGGATCCGCCGCGGACCGGTGCCGGCAAGCACGTCGTACGGCGGATCGCCGGCCTGGCGCCGCGGAAGATCGCGTACGTCGCCTGTGACCCGGCGGCGCTGGCACGGGACCTGAAGACGTTCGCGGGGCTCGGGTACGGCGTCAGCTCGCTGCGGGCGTTCGACCTGTTCGGGATGACCCATCACATAGAGTGCGTGGCCGTGCTGGAACCTGTGACTGGTTAGTTGCCGGGCGGCTCGGGTACCGTTCTGCGCTGGTGCCCTGATGTTCGCTGGAGACCTGATACCCGATGCCGCTCGTCGATCTGGATGACCCGGAGGAGCTCCGCGCCCGCTGGAGTGCTCTCGCCGCGGTCGCCCATGCCACCGGCTTCGACCGCCGCTGGTACGCCGACGCCGACGGCTGGTACCACCAGGACGAGACCGGTTCGGACCTGCGGATGGTGCGGCTCGACGGTGGGCGGTCCGTGCTGTTCGGCTACCACACGCAGCACAGCCAGACCCGGGGGACGGACCTGCTCGCGGGCGCGCCGGACTGGATCGGGCAGCCAGAGGTCAAGCGGCGGATCACCGCCGGTGATCTCGGGTTCGTGTACGGCTCGTTCAACGGGACGTGGGCCCGGGCGTCGTACGAGGGTGATCCTTGGCAGCCGGTGGACGACGGCTTCGGCCCGATCGGCGCGTGGATCACCTCCGACGAGGAGACCGCGCGGGAGCTGGTCGAGTGGGCTGCTGAGTGGGCCGACTACCTGGGCGGGCTGGACGAGCTGGTGCCGCTCGGGGTGGGGCTGATCCGCTCGGCTGCTGCTTCGAGCTTGTCGGCCGAGGAGCTGGACGGGTTCTTTGCGCGGCTGGGGATTGGGCGGCGGTCGCCGCAGCAGCCGGATCTGCGGGCGGCGCTGGCGGCTGTGGGGCAGTTCGATCAGGTGCCTGGGGTGGCTGTTGCTGAGCCTGCGCCTGTCGTTGAGGAGCCTGAGGACGAGGAAGAACTCTTCATCGTTCCTCCGGGCGTCAGTCCGTTCACCGGCCAGCCGATTGCTGAGGACGCTCATGAGGTCATCGGCGCCGAGCCTTCGTACGACGCGCAGCCGTACGATGCTCAGCCTTCGTACGAGCCCCAGCCGTCGTACGAAACTCCGCCGCCGCCTGAGCCGGCCGACAACTACGGCGTAGTCAGCAAGAAACCCCGCCTCTTCGGCCGCAAGAAAAAGCAGCCCCGCGAGGACGACAATGCCTCCCTGGCCGGCCTGGGCCTGGCCGCCCCCGACC
The Kribbella italica DNA segment above includes these coding regions:
- a CDS encoding TRAM domain-containing protein translates to MRDEVVVGTVLELEIGPVAHGGHCVARYEGQVVFVRHGLPGELVHARVTERTTKYLRADVVQVLTPSPHRIEPPCPYAGPGLCGGCDFQHANIVEQRRLKATVVSDTLRRIGGIERTVTMESPGDDGLAWRTRMRYAVGPDGRPGMRVHRSHDLIPVDQCLIAHPGTPSVLDQRWPGTESVQAVVSSEGKQAVLTDAANGGRVVEVVRDRRFRVEAGGFWQVHPAAATTLVDAVLAGLEPSAGETALDLYSGVGLFAAFLAEAGCAVLAIEGDKDAVKNARRNLHDLTGVTLEQGDVDRVLNGAVRQGLSQVDLVVLDPPRTGAGKHVVRRIAGLAPRKIAYVACDPAALARDLKTFAGLGYGVSSLRAFDLFGMTHHIECVAVLEPVTG